One Natronomonas gomsonensis genomic window, GGCTCTGTCGCTGCGTGTCCCCATCGTGGGTCAACCCTGCGGACCGGTGGGGATACGTTTTGTCACTCCATCGGGTCGAAGATGTCGGGGTTCTCCGGCCCTTCCGCGGAGACCACCGCGAGGGCGCCCTTGCGGGCGACCCGCGAGAGCGCGTGGTCGACGAGTTTGAAGTCCCCGGGAACGGGGAACGACATCGTCGCGACACAGGCGCTTCCGGGGAGGACGGGCGTCGTCTGGACGTAGCGCATCGGTTCGCTGGCGAGGGCGCCCTGCTCCCAGACCTCGTCCCACACCGACCCGATGGGGTGGAAACTGCTGAAGAGGTTCGGCCCACCGACGCCGTAGAAGATTCGGGCCGTCTCGCCGGTCTGGACGTTCATCTCGGCGTAGTTGTCGGGCGTGATGGCGTACTTCTCGCCGTTCATGAGGACGTAGGTGGGGTCCTCCATCGCCATCCGCTCGAAGTCGAACTCGTGGTGGCCCTTCTGTCCCGTCGTGCCGTTCGTGTACAGTTCGTGTTGGCCGAGGTAGAACTCGTGGTCGACCGGCGGCAGCCCCTCCTCGGGTTCGACGAGGATGAGGCCGAACATCCCACTGGAGATGTGGTAGTCGACGTTCGCTACCGCACAGTGGTAGATGAACGCGCCGGGGTAGGTCACTTTGAATCGGAGATGTGCCTCCTCGCCGGGGGCGACGTTCGTCGCCTCCGCACCACCGCCCGGCCCGCGGGCAGCGTGGAAGTCGACGTTGTGGACCATCGAACTGTCCTCGTGATTGCGGATGGTGAGGTCGACGGTGTCGCCCACGCGGGTGCGGACGAGCGGGCCCGGAACCTGCCCGTCGAAGGTCATGTAGGTGAACGTGACGCCGGGTTCGACTTCCGCGACGACTTCCCGGGTTTCGAGCTCCACTTCGACGGTGGCGGGACTCGACCGCGTAATCGGTGCGGGGATGTCCCGAGGGTCGGCGGCGATTCGGTCGACGTCGACCGGCTTGGCCTCGTCAAGTTCTTCTTCGGTCTGGAGCGACAACGGGGAGGTTTGGACCTCTTCGGTCGTCAGCGAGCCGACCGTACAGCCTGCGAGGGCCATCGCCCCGCCGAGTCCGGCGGTCTGCAAAACACGTCGTCGAGTGGTCGTGGGCATCATTGTTCTACTAAATCATACGATATCTTATGTTATATACTAGAATACGGTTTCTCAATGGCCGAGAATCCGGTTCTATGGTTATATCGTAAACGTACGTTGTATGGTGTATGACCGAAACGACTACGGGCCGACCGCTCGGCCGCCGACGGTTTTTGCAGACGACCGCCCTCGCGGCGGGCGGGACGGCGTTGGTCGCCGCCCACCCTGCGGCCGCTCAGGCCGACGCTGACTTCGAGGAGTGGTTCGGCAACGTCTCGAACTACGAGGGCATCGTCGACATGCGCGGCGCGGAGACGGTGTCGGTCGCCGTCGGTGCGGCGGGCAACGGGGGCGGGTTCGCCTTCGAACCCGCCGCGGTCAGGGTCGACCCGGGAACGGAGGTGACCTGGGAGTGGACCGGCGAGGGTGGCGTCCACAACGTCGCCGCGGAGGACGGAAGCTACGAGAGTGAGATGGTTTCCGATGCCGGCGAGACGTTCGCCCACGCCTTCGACGGCGAGGGCGTTTCGCTGTACGCGTGTTCGCCGCACAAGACGATGGGGATGAAAGGCGCCGTCGTCGCCGGCGACATCGACGTCGGTGCATCCACGGCCGCCCCGGATTACGTCTCCCGTGAGCCGGAGTACGACGGCTGGTTCGACGGCGTTGACAACTTCGACGGAACCGTCGACATGCGGGGTCGGGAGGAGGTCCGAATCGCCGTCGATACCGACGGCGACGGTGCGCCCGTCTTCTCCCCGCCGGCGGTCCACGTCGACCCCGGAACGCGGGTCCTCTGGGAGTGGGCGGGAGACGGCGCTCACGCAATCGAGGCGTCCGACGGGAGCTACGCCAGCCCCGAGCAGTCCAGCGGGATGTGGGGGCTGGCGTTCGACGGCACCGGCATCAGCAAGTACGCTTCGTCGGTCCACGGCAATACTGGAATGCGCGGGGCCGTCGTGGTCGGTGACGTCTTCGAAGGCGTTCGCGAACTGACCGTCGAACAGGTGTCGCTGCTGGGAGTGTACGGTGCGGCCCTGCTGTCGCCGGTCGTCCTCGGCGTTCTCATGTGGGTTCGGTCGTGGTACAGGACCGAGGAGACGGAGCCGTTGCCGTCCCGGGCGCCCCCGAACTCCGGCGTGTAGGCGTTCGCCTTTCGTCGGGCATTGCCACGCTCGGGTGACCGAGTTACACGAGCAACTGGGGTTTGATACGGAATCACACCGTAGGTACTCCATGGAAGACTTCGATTTCGTCGTCGTCGGTTCGGGGTCGGGACTCGACGTGGCCAACGCCGCTGCCAACCAAGGGCAGTCGGTCGCCGTCGTGGAAAAGGGCCCGCTCGGGGGGACGTGTCTCAACCGGGGATGTATTCCCTCGAAACACCTGTTGTATCACGCGGACGTACTCGAAACCATCGAGCGGGCCGGGGAGTTCCACATCGACGCCGAGGTGAACGATGTGGAGTTCGCCGAACTCGTCCGGTCGGTCAACGAGGAGGTCTCGGAGGACGCCGAGTCGATTCGGCGTGGACTGCGCTCGTCGTCACAGCACGACCTGTTCGAGGGCGAGGGCCGGTTCGTCGACGACCGAACCCTCGAAATCGTCGGCGGCAACGACGAGGGGGCGCGACTCCGGGGTGAAACGGTGCTCATCGCGGCGGGAACGCGACCGGCCGTCCCGCCTATCGACGGCATCGAATCGGTCGATTACCTGACGAGTACCGAAGCCCTCCAGTTGGAGACGCCGCCGGAACACCTCGTCATCGTCGGCGGCGGCTACATCGCGGCTGAACTCGGCCACTTCTTCGGGACGTTCGGCAGCGACGTGACCATCGTCGGCCGGCGGCCGAACCTGCTTCCCGACGCCGACGAGGGGGTCGCGGCGGCGTTCACCGACCGCTATGCCGACCGCTTCACCGTCCACACCGGCCACACGGCGACGGCCGTCAGCGACGGCGGCGACTCGGTGACCGTCGAGGCAAAGCCCTACGAGTACGGCGACGACGGCGGCATCGTCGAGGGCGCCGACCCCGTCACCGCGACCGGCGATGAACTGCTCGTCGCCGCTGGCCGCGTGCCGAACTCGGACACGCTGAACGTCGAGGCGACGGGCGTCGAAACCGACGACCGGGGGTTCGTCGAGACCGACGAGTACCTGCGGACGACCGCCGACGGCGTGTGGGCGCTGGGCGACATCGTCGGGGAGTACCTGCTGAAACACAGCGCCAACCACGAAGCGCAGGCGGTCGCCCGGAACCTCTTCGGCGAGGAACTCCAGGCGGTCGACTACGAGGCGATGCCGTTCGCCGTCTTCGCCTCGCCGGAGGTCGCCGGTGTGGGGGCGACGGAAAGTGACCTCCGAGCCGACGGCGTCGAGTACGCCACCCGGACGTACCCTTACGACAAAACTGCCCGCGGGAGCGCCATGCGTGCCGAGGGGTTCGTGAAGGTACTCATCGACCTCGACGGCGAGATACTCGGCTGTCACATCGTCGGTCCCGAGGCGTCGAACCTGGTTCAGGAGGTCGTCGTCGCGATGAAAGCGGGGTCCGGGACGGTTCGGGACATCCGCGAGTCGGTTCACATCCACCCGGCGCTGTCCGAGGTGGTCC contains:
- the nirK gene encoding copper-containing nitrite reductase is translated as MPTTTRRRVLQTAGLGGAMALAGCTVGSLTTEEVQTSPLSLQTEEELDEAKPVDVDRIAADPRDIPAPITRSSPATVEVELETREVVAEVEPGVTFTYMTFDGQVPGPLVRTRVGDTVDLTIRNHEDSSMVHNVDFHAARGPGGGAEATNVAPGEEAHLRFKVTYPGAFIYHCAVANVDYHISSGMFGLILVEPEEGLPPVDHEFYLGQHELYTNGTTGQKGHHEFDFERMAMEDPTYVLMNGEKYAITPDNYAEMNVQTGETARIFYGVGGPNLFSSFHPIGSVWDEVWEQGALASEPMRYVQTTPVLPGSACVATMSFPVPGDFKLVDHALSRVARKGALAVVSAEGPENPDIFDPME
- a CDS encoding halocyanin domain-containing protein translates to MTETTTGRPLGRRRFLQTTALAAGGTALVAAHPAAAQADADFEEWFGNVSNYEGIVDMRGAETVSVAVGAAGNGGGFAFEPAAVRVDPGTEVTWEWTGEGGVHNVAAEDGSYESEMVSDAGETFAHAFDGEGVSLYACSPHKTMGMKGAVVAGDIDVGASTAAPDYVSREPEYDGWFDGVDNFDGTVDMRGREEVRIAVDTDGDGAPVFSPPAVHVDPGTRVLWEWAGDGAHAIEASDGSYASPEQSSGMWGLAFDGTGISKYASSVHGNTGMRGAVVVGDVFEGVRELTVEQVSLLGVYGAALLSPVVLGVLMWVRSWYRTEETEPLPSRAPPNSGV
- a CDS encoding dihydrolipoyl dehydrogenase is translated as MEDFDFVVVGSGSGLDVANAAANQGQSVAVVEKGPLGGTCLNRGCIPSKHLLYHADVLETIERAGEFHIDAEVNDVEFAELVRSVNEEVSEDAESIRRGLRSSSQHDLFEGEGRFVDDRTLEIVGGNDEGARLRGETVLIAAGTRPAVPPIDGIESVDYLTSTEALQLETPPEHLVIVGGGYIAAELGHFFGTFGSDVTIVGRRPNLLPDADEGVAAAFTDRYADRFTVHTGHTATAVSDGGDSVTVEAKPYEYGDDGGIVEGADPVTATGDELLVAAGRVPNSDTLNVEATGVETDDRGFVETDEYLRTTADGVWALGDIVGEYLLKHSANHEAQAVARNLFGEELQAVDYEAMPFAVFASPEVAGVGATESDLRADGVEYATRTYPYDKTARGSAMRAEGFVKVLIDLDGEILGCHIVGPEASNLVQEVVVAMKAGSGTVRDIRESVHIHPALSEVVQRAFAGQFTRPDDAHGHDH